The proteins below are encoded in one region of Oncorhynchus nerka isolate Pitt River linkage group LG15, Oner_Uvic_2.0, whole genome shotgun sequence:
- the golga7ba gene encoding golgin A7 family, member Ba, producing MATEFHNLQELRHSASLANKVFLQRDYSEGTTCRFQTKFPSELESRIERPLFEDTVKRLNIYYAEAEKMGGQSYLEGCLACATAYLIFLCMETRYEKVLKKIGRYIQEQNEKIYAPRGLLITDPIERGMRVVSLQLLLLLSLCVCVCVCV from the exons TTCCATAACCTCCAAGAGTTGAGGCACAGTGCATCTCTGGCCAACAAGGTGTTCCTGCAGAGAGACTACAGTGAAGGGACCACCTGCCGCTTCCAGACCAAGTTCCCTTCTGAGCTGGAGAGCAGG ATTGAGCGGCCGTTGTTTGAGGACACCGTGAAGAGGTTGAATATCTACTATGCGGAGGCAGAGAAGATGGGAGGCCAGTCCTACCTGGAGGGATGTCTGGCCTGCGCTACAGCCTACCTCATCTTCCTCTGTATGGAGACACGCTATGAGAAG GTGTTGAAGAAGATAGGCAGGTACATCCAGGAGCAGAATGAGAAGATCTACGCCCCGCGAGGTCTACTCATCACTGACCCCATTGAGAGGGGCATGAGGGTCGTATCCTTacagctactactgctgctctctctgtgtgtgtgtgtgtgtgtgtgtgtgtga